A part of Prolixibacteraceae bacterium genomic DNA contains:
- a CDS encoding DUF5017 domain-containing protein, whose amino-acid sequence MKNIYNSIITLLLILIVTPSFAKKETILFTDGFDTAKRRVDQHNIGNFKQYDLDQNEKQQPNMKWLQSWGIWSCTGSDGERTNCLLFVPNKQRNDDWVVSSEIVLSGVKKAYMELDYCSNWGVDSVNEFYVLISTDFKGDVKSATWKELPYTSFHKLSETKSQYISLKKYVGKSVHIAFRAKTDGKDSNIMHMTRNYFISRVKVAAKK is encoded by the coding sequence ATGAAAAATATATACAACAGCATTATAACACTGTTATTAATCCTTATCGTTACACCTTCTTTTGCAAAGAAGGAGACGATATTATTTACTGACGGTTTTGATACTGCAAAACGACGTGTCGATCAACATAATATAGGAAACTTTAAGCAGTATGATTTAGATCAAAATGAGAAGCAGCAGCCAAATATGAAATGGCTTCAATCATGGGGTATTTGGTCTTGTACGGGTTCTGATGGGGAAAGAACGAATTGTTTATTGTTTGTGCCCAACAAACAGCGCAATGATGATTGGGTTGTCTCATCTGAGATTGTTCTATCGGGAGTAAAGAAAGCATATATGGAGTTGGATTATTGCTCTAATTGGGGTGTTGATTCTGTGAATGAATTTTATGTGTTAATCTCTACTGATTTTAAGGGAGATGTAAAAAGTGCTACATGGAAAGAGTTGCCCTATACTTCTTTTCATAAGCTTTCTGAGACTAAGTCACAGTACATCTCTTTAAAGAAGTACGTTGGAAAAAGTGTACACATTGCATTTAGAGCTAAGACAGATGGAAAAGACTCTAATATTATGCATATGACTAGGAACTACTTTATTTCAAGAGTAAAGGTTGCAGCAAAAAAATAA
- a CDS encoding TonB-dependent receptor, translating into MKLNIKMNFVLTMVLTFCVGFMSMAQSLKVTGIVKDDTGAPLPGVTVVVKGTTNGTITNMDGHYTLKTTSKKILVFSFIGYKSVSMPVKGRSKIDLTLESDIQALGEVVAVGYGSQSVKDVTSSIASVRADDLAKAPVANFDEALAGRMSGVQVSAADGTPGSGMKIVIRGGNSVTGDNSPLYVVDGVAMPSFDPGSLSTNDIESMDVLKDAAASAIYGSRAANGVVLITTKGGKVGPTRINITLNSGIQRIPRTLDVLDPYHFVLLQKEVAEATGGTYLSNFQKYWVDPELYRDAKATNWQDEIFRTGVLNQANVNLSGGNQSTRHYASVSATDQKGTMIGTGFQKWNAQLKLDHKFNQKSQIVLNFTYTHTNQIGPRVSGNNRSSIIRDAITFRPVSPINNDGLEDGIQLDDRENLRFNPVKTLSNTERNYELDAFRATASFNYKITKDLVFKTVGNFSQDSRRLSQFFKYDTYQGRRGIDGINGYIQTYRYYTMSNTNTLNYKKKIRNNSFNVLLGQEMQYRVSDNLRANAGQMPIDDLGVNNLGLGTSFKEPSSSKTGNTMLSFFGRLNYSFKDRWLLAGTLRADGSSKFQGNNKWGYFPSGSFGYRMSEEPFMKDLNLFSNLKIRATWGQNGNNRIGDFSTMQLMGPLSDSGYSFGSNKEYRPGFIVSNLGGEDIKWETTTQKDIGVDLGFFDQKLRVTFDWYQKNTTDLLLYANMAPSTGFERTHKNIGEISNEGFELSIFSQIVKTRKFQWSTNFNISTNKNKTIALNDNQNELYTNPDWSYAYSEYQYVTRVGQPVGMMFGLQSDGVYSADDFNYLNGKYVLKKGVPNNGNRTLAPGAAKFIDQNGDGTINFNDRVIIGNPHPDFFGGITNNFSYKNLDLSIFFQFSYGGEVLNANRVELETPTTKTNFNYFPIVSDRYSDHNTEAPVNVIRNEGVYGAPPKGNFVSDRIVEDGSFLRLKTLSLGYSLGKRTLKKLKLSKFRMTVSAQNLFTWTEYSGYDPEVSVGRYGALTPGLDYSAYPMSQTYTLGLQLAF; encoded by the coding sequence ATGAAACTAAATATAAAAATGAATTTTGTGCTCACAATGGTTCTAACCTTCTGCGTTGGATTTATGAGTATGGCACAATCGCTAAAAGTGACCGGTATTGTTAAGGATGATACTGGAGCTCCACTCCCAGGAGTCACTGTTGTAGTAAAAGGAACTACCAATGGTACTATTACAAACATGGATGGTCATTATACACTTAAAACGACCTCTAAAAAGATACTAGTCTTCTCATTCATTGGTTATAAGAGTGTATCCATGCCTGTAAAAGGTAGATCGAAGATTGATCTTACATTAGAAAGCGATATACAGGCTCTTGGTGAGGTTGTTGCAGTTGGTTATGGTTCACAAAGTGTAAAAGATGTAACAAGTAGTATTGCTTCTGTGAGAGCAGATGATTTAGCAAAGGCTCCTGTCGCAAACTTTGATGAAGCTCTTGCTGGTCGAATGTCTGGTGTTCAAGTTAGTGCTGCTGATGGTACACCTGGTAGTGGTATGAAGATCGTTATTCGTGGAGGAAATTCGGTTACTGGAGATAACTCTCCTCTATATGTCGTGGATGGTGTTGCAATGCCTTCATTTGATCCCGGTTCTCTTTCTACCAACGATATTGAGTCTATGGATGTATTGAAAGATGCTGCTGCATCAGCAATCTATGGTTCTAGAGCTGCGAATGGTGTTGTGTTGATTACAACAAAAGGTGGTAAAGTAGGACCTACTCGTATCAATATTACGCTTAATTCAGGTATTCAGCGCATTCCACGTACTTTAGACGTGTTAGACCCTTATCACTTTGTATTGTTGCAAAAAGAAGTAGCTGAGGCTACAGGAGGAACTTACTTGTCAAATTTCCAGAAGTATTGGGTTGATCCAGAATTATACCGTGATGCTAAAGCGACAAATTGGCAAGATGAGATTTTCAGAACAGGTGTTCTAAATCAAGCAAACGTGAACTTGTCTGGAGGTAATCAATCAACACGACATTATGCTTCAGTGAGTGCTACTGATCAAAAAGGTACTATGATTGGTACCGGTTTTCAGAAATGGAATGCACAGTTGAAGTTGGATCATAAATTCAACCAAAAGAGTCAAATTGTTCTTAACTTCACTTATACACATACAAACCAGATTGGACCTCGTGTTTCAGGAAACAATAGATCTAGTATTATTCGTGATGCGATAACTTTCCGTCCTGTAAGTCCAATTAATAACGATGGTTTAGAAGATGGTATTCAGTTAGATGATCGTGAAAATCTTCGTTTTAACCCAGTTAAGACATTATCTAATACTGAGCGTAATTACGAATTGGATGCTTTTAGAGCAACGGCGTCATTTAATTATAAGATAACTAAAGATCTTGTATTTAAGACTGTTGGTAATTTTAGTCAAGATTCTCGTAGACTGTCGCAATTTTTCAAATATGATACCTATCAAGGTCGTCGTGGTATTGATGGAATTAATGGTTACATTCAAACGTATCGTTATTACACAATGAGTAATACCAATACATTGAACTATAAAAAGAAGATTAGAAATAACTCTTTCAATGTGTTGTTGGGACAAGAGATGCAGTATCGTGTTAGTGACAATTTAAGAGCTAATGCTGGTCAAATGCCAATTGATGATTTAGGGGTAAACAACCTTGGTTTGGGTACATCATTTAAAGAACCATCATCAAGTAAAACAGGTAATACAATGTTATCTTTCTTCGGTCGTTTGAACTATAGTTTCAAAGACAGATGGTTATTAGCTGGTACTTTACGTGCTGATGGTTCATCTAAGTTTCAAGGTAACAATAAATGGGGTTATTTTCCTTCTGGATCTTTTGGATATCGTATGAGTGAAGAGCCTTTTATGAAGGACTTGAATTTATTTTCAAACTTAAAGATTAGAGCGACTTGGGGACAGAATGGTAATAATCGTATTGGAGACTTCTCTACAATGCAGTTGATGGGACCTCTTTCTGATTCAGGTTATAGTTTTGGAAGTAATAAGGAGTATCGACCTGGTTTCATCGTGAGTAACTTAGGTGGTGAGGATATCAAATGGGAAACAACCACTCAAAAAGATATTGGGGTTGATCTTGGTTTCTTTGATCAGAAGCTTAGAGTTACATTTGATTGGTATCAGAAAAATACAACAGATCTTTTGTTGTATGCTAATATGGCTCCAAGTACAGGTTTTGAGAGAACCCACAAGAATATTGGAGAGATTTCGAATGAAGGTTTTGAGTTGTCAATCTTCTCTCAAATTGTCAAGACAAGAAAGTTTCAATGGTCGACTAATTTCAATATCTCAACCAATAAAAACAAAACAATTGCACTAAATGACAACCAGAATGAGTTATATACGAACCCTGACTGGAGTTATGCATATTCAGAATATCAGTATGTTACTAGGGTTGGTCAACCTGTTGGTATGATGTTTGGCCTTCAAAGTGATGGTGTTTATTCCGCAGATGATTTCAACTATCTTAATGGGAAATATGTATTGAAGAAAGGTGTGCCAAACAATGGAAATAGAACACTTGCTCCTGGAGCTGCAAAATTTATTGACCAGAATGGTGATGGAACGATAAATTTCAATGATAGAGTGATTATAGGTAATCCTCATCCTGACTTCTTTGGTGGTATTACAAATAATTTCTCATACAAGAACTTGGATTTATCTATCTTTTTCCAGTTCTCATATGGTGGAGAGGTGTTGAATGCGAACCGAGTTGAATTAGAGACTCCAACGACAAAGACTAACTTTAACTATTTCCCAATTGTTTCAGATCGTTATTCGGATCATAATACAGAGGCTCCGGTAAATGTGATTAGAAATGAAGGTGTTTATGGTGCTCCACCTAAAGGAAACTTCGTTTCAGATCGTATTGTAGAAGATGGATCTTTTCTTCGACTAAAAACATTGTCTTTAGGATATAGTTTGGGGAAACGTACCTTGAAAAAGTTGAAGTTAAGCAAGTTTAGAATGACTGTTTCTGCACAGAACTTGTTTACATGGACAGAGTATTCAGGATATGATCCAGAAGTATCTGTAGGTCGTTATGGAGCATTAACTCCAGGATTAGACTATTCAGCTTATCCAATGAGTCAAACGTATACTTTAGGATTGCAACTTGCTTTCTAA
- a CDS encoding RagB/SusD family nutrient uptake outer membrane protein — protein sequence MRLKNIIGMSAMALAFMTQSCQDYLNVKPYSQIAAGDFYQTEQQVDLALNGIYSTIGSERLYGSNLSCYFPVGTDAAVYSRTYNAWEVALHTVNETNVDIERTFRKLYEGINLCNLLITNIEPVKGINDIKKKRMIGEARFLRAYFYFDLVRWFKNVPMRLAPIKDGSSANTAQELSDALDIYKTVIIPDLEYAAANCTTKGGSGYEIGRVTQSASHALLQRVYLAIAGVTHNDERAKFPDFATATCYQKVVDQGNEVFKLGNYSLMADYTDIFRNEIKGTPNDQEVMFEVMFNNLRSSGKNEHGRIGNLNGVQCSMTGIKDPYAYAYAYAGLTLVKDYETSTGDANDDKRYVWNVAPYNVGRVNVLDTTYVDDPKTGESVRVVKESDNFVEGFKYVGNRYTRNPGKFRRVSFDEIESGVFRMERRQALKSDGKKKITLYSGYKQLPIDTYKIGNDVDGDYPYMLVNGVEKRLSKDYYITKEGRVWKLLDNGGLKLKIMENGSIDKNFTGINFPLIRYSDVLLMQAEAYNELNNYDQARLFIDQVKNRAGLPNLDPSQFNDRDKIFNELVSERSRELCFEGQRRHDLTRWGNMKDKLDELMQDLKEEPISKSQTWMLRSSENFDPKKHTYLPIPLKELNLNIGIKKTE from the coding sequence ATGAGATTAAAGAATATAATTGGTATGTCTGCTATGGCTTTGGCTTTTATGACACAATCATGCCAAGACTATCTAAATGTAAAGCCATATTCACAAATCGCTGCTGGTGATTTTTATCAAACAGAGCAACAAGTTGATTTGGCGCTAAATGGGATATATAGTACCATTGGAAGTGAACGCCTTTATGGTTCTAATTTATCATGCTACTTTCCTGTTGGCACTGATGCTGCAGTCTATTCAAGAACTTATAATGCATGGGAAGTTGCACTGCACACAGTAAATGAGACCAATGTCGATATTGAAAGAACTTTTCGTAAACTATATGAAGGAATCAATCTTTGTAATTTGTTGATTACTAATATTGAACCTGTGAAAGGAATCAATGACATTAAGAAAAAACGAATGATAGGGGAAGCTCGTTTTTTACGTGCTTATTTCTACTTCGATTTGGTTCGTTGGTTTAAGAATGTTCCTATGAGATTGGCTCCAATTAAAGATGGAAGCTCTGCTAATACAGCACAAGAATTATCTGATGCATTAGATATTTATAAAACGGTGATCATTCCTGATTTGGAATATGCTGCAGCAAATTGTACTACAAAAGGAGGTAGCGGATATGAAATAGGTCGCGTTACACAATCTGCATCTCACGCACTTTTACAAAGAGTCTACCTAGCTATTGCTGGGGTGACTCACAACGATGAAAGAGCAAAATTTCCTGATTTTGCAACAGCTACATGTTATCAAAAAGTAGTAGATCAAGGGAATGAAGTTTTTAAATTAGGAAACTACTCTTTGATGGCTGATTATACTGATATCTTTAGAAACGAGATAAAAGGTACTCCGAATGATCAAGAGGTGATGTTTGAAGTGATGTTCAACAACCTTAGAAGTAGTGGTAAGAATGAGCACGGTCGTATTGGAAACCTAAATGGAGTACAGTGTTCTATGACTGGAATTAAAGATCCATATGCTTATGCCTATGCTTATGCTGGATTGACATTGGTTAAGGATTACGAAACTTCAACAGGTGATGCAAATGATGATAAGCGATATGTTTGGAATGTTGCACCATATAATGTAGGACGTGTTAATGTCTTAGATACGACATATGTTGATGATCCTAAAACTGGAGAATCAGTTCGGGTTGTTAAAGAGTCAGATAATTTTGTTGAAGGATTTAAGTATGTTGGTAATAGATATACTCGTAATCCTGGTAAATTCCGACGTGTAAGTTTTGATGAGATTGAAAGTGGTGTTTTCAGAATGGAAAGACGTCAGGCATTAAAATCTGATGGAAAGAAAAAGATTACATTATATTCTGGTTATAAGCAATTGCCAATTGATACTTATAAAATAGGTAATGATGTAGATGGAGATTATCCTTATATGCTTGTTAATGGAGTTGAGAAACGTCTTTCAAAGGATTATTATATCACAAAAGAAGGTCGTGTTTGGAAGTTGTTAGATAATGGAGGCTTGAAGCTTAAAATCATGGAGAATGGGAGTATTGATAAGAACTTTACTGGTATTAATTTCCCTTTAATTCGTTATTCAGATGTATTGTTAATGCAGGCAGAAGCTTATAATGAATTAAACAACTATGATCAAGCACGTTTGTTTATCGACCAAGTGAAAAATAGAGCAGGTCTTCCAAATCTTGATCCATCTCAGTTTAATGACCGTGATAAGATTTTTAATGAACTTGTTTCTGAACGTAGTCGTGAGTTGTGTTTTGAGGGCCAGAGGAGGCATGATCTAACCCGTTGGGGAAATATGAAAGATAAACTAGATGAGTTGATGCAAGACCTTAAAGAAGAGCCAATCAGTAAGAGTCAGACTTGGATGCTTCGTTCAAGTGAAAATTTCGATCCAAAGAAGCATACTTATCTTCCAATACCATTAAAAGAGTTAAATCTTAATATAGGTATCAAAAAAACAGAGTAG
- a CDS encoding helix-turn-helix domain-containing protein: MRLRKLIYILILFVSLLTPTFAYNYRFEAFPSAGAFGSDLCTSSTVDRNGFHWIGTNNGLFRWNGKELQKIELPIKNNNLINDVKITALDVDAKGYLWVGSIAGIFRFNTVSLKGEVVPLPKSPVYNLVSSISDLLITPKGVVLVATRNGLLRFDKKQQELVFDKRFPYISDKNRKVNKDKRVITDLMIDSRERLWVSTDGNGVHLFDKNEHPFIVFGNKQLGTSRIFSMYEDFDHRIWLVKSTGLVCLDDLYQPLPSVQSLFDDLKINCISSDDVNDVFVGTDNGIYKYETHIRKLSLVKNTGDQDLQIENDGVLYIGKWNHEQFIIGSRLGIFSMLKSRFGFDLFRFQEDNEKSLSGNLLRVILQDPSTNRYLWIATLNEGVDLLNSEENKIYPVKFPAGVDKKAYSIRCGMVDHHKKIFFGTDRGILRLDRGSRKLSRSNFYGLPISNEPILSMLHSTSGEYWVVGMNTGLLRYNPQTRFIKKYPVKKENGYLPSRNIKSLYQTSNGTLWVGTHNRGICRYLEDSDTFELYSTKFDDKNTVSDKIFCFYEDSRGVLWVGTGKGLAVYDQVNNHFRKFKSSMVEVDVMVLSIQEDVRGRLWIGTNSGIRCIDVERDVYSQFTVADGLQSNVFEYNVDAKNTRYIYMGGNNGLNRFKPVDFNPKRSVTKVGVVSVKLQQKDEKELLVSRTDLYKERGGLQIIDLPSDITDVTVNLAVLNTLDQSKCRFAYQLDGESKWIWLPESQTYVTFPISNKKEFSVKIKSTNNEGLPSTKHITLHFAQSSFTRASWYLIFSILGVTFFVVLIYMIRKKDKKVMDFTEMDEEVEETLSEAAGLNELVSDNEIVLEGQRIRQALKDNVWYLDRNLNKHLFAKHLHISMSHLSVVLRDGLKTNFNDLINGYRIEEVKKRLKDPTYKDYTLLGIAEDCGFNSKTSFYRIFKKYTGVTPTEYIQNNDIRES; the protein is encoded by the coding sequence TTGCGACTAAGAAAACTTATATATATACTTATTTTATTTGTGTCCTTATTGACACCTACTTTTGCTTATAATTACCGATTCGAAGCATTCCCTTCTGCAGGTGCCTTTGGTTCTGATTTATGTACATCAAGTACCGTAGATCGAAATGGTTTTCATTGGATTGGGACCAACAATGGTCTTTTCCGTTGGAATGGAAAAGAGTTGCAGAAAATCGAACTCCCAATAAAAAATAACAATCTAATCAATGATGTTAAGATTACGGCTTTAGACGTTGATGCAAAGGGGTATTTATGGGTTGGATCGATTGCTGGTATTTTTAGATTTAATACCGTTTCTCTTAAGGGAGAGGTGGTACCACTACCAAAATCACCAGTTTATAATCTAGTTTCAAGTATTAGTGATCTATTGATAACTCCCAAAGGAGTTGTTTTGGTGGCTACAAGAAACGGTTTATTACGATTTGATAAGAAGCAACAGGAGTTAGTTTTTGATAAACGTTTTCCATATATCAGTGATAAGAATCGTAAGGTAAACAAAGATAAACGTGTGATTACGGATCTGATGATCGATTCGAGAGAACGACTATGGGTTTCAACAGACGGGAATGGTGTTCATCTATTTGATAAAAATGAGCATCCTTTTATTGTATTTGGAAATAAGCAACTCGGAACCAGCAGAATCTTCTCTATGTATGAAGATTTTGACCACCGTATATGGTTGGTTAAATCCACAGGTTTAGTTTGTTTAGATGACCTTTACCAACCCTTACCTTCTGTCCAATCACTATTCGACGATTTGAAGATTAATTGTATCTCTTCTGATGATGTTAATGATGTTTTTGTTGGTACAGATAATGGGATATACAAGTATGAAACACATATTCGTAAGTTATCTTTGGTTAAGAATACTGGAGACCAAGATCTACAGATTGAAAATGATGGTGTTCTATACATAGGAAAGTGGAATCATGAACAGTTTATCATAGGATCTAGACTTGGGATCTTTAGTATGTTGAAGAGTCGATTTGGATTTGACCTTTTCCGGTTCCAAGAAGATAATGAGAAGTCGTTGTCGGGAAATTTGTTGCGGGTAATCCTTCAAGACCCATCGACAAATAGATATTTATGGATTGCAACATTAAATGAAGGGGTTGATCTCTTAAATTCAGAAGAGAATAAGATCTATCCTGTGAAGTTTCCTGCGGGAGTGGACAAGAAAGCATATTCAATTCGTTGTGGAATGGTCGATCACCATAAGAAAATCTTTTTTGGTACAGATAGAGGAATCTTAAGACTTGATAGGGGAAGTCGCAAGTTGAGTCGTTCTAATTTTTATGGTCTTCCGATCTCTAATGAGCCTATTCTTTCTATGTTACATTCAACATCAGGTGAATATTGGGTGGTTGGAATGAATACCGGTTTACTTCGTTATAATCCACAAACAAGGTTTATAAAGAAATATCCAGTAAAGAAGGAGAATGGCTACCTGCCATCAAGAAATATTAAATCACTCTATCAAACCAGCAATGGAACTTTATGGGTCGGTACTCATAATCGTGGTATTTGTCGCTATTTAGAAGATTCTGATACATTTGAATTGTATTCGACCAAATTTGATGACAAGAATACTGTTTCAGATAAAATATTCTGTTTCTATGAGGACTCAAGAGGTGTTTTATGGGTCGGAACAGGGAAAGGTCTTGCTGTCTATGATCAAGTAAACAATCACTTTCGCAAGTTTAAATCGTCGATGGTTGAAGTTGACGTGATGGTTTTGAGTATTCAAGAAGATGTTCGTGGTAGATTGTGGATCGGAACCAATAGTGGTATTCGTTGTATAGATGTTGAGCGTGATGTCTATTCTCAGTTTACTGTAGCTGATGGACTTCAATCTAACGTGTTTGAGTATAATGTAGACGCGAAGAATACGCGTTATATATATATGGGGGGTAATAATGGTTTGAATCGATTTAAACCTGTGGATTTTAACCCTAAAAGGAGTGTCACTAAGGTTGGGGTCGTTTCTGTAAAGTTACAGCAGAAGGATGAAAAAGAACTATTGGTTTCGAGGACTGATCTATATAAGGAAAGAGGAGGACTTCAAATAATTGACTTACCATCGGATATCACTGATGTAACAGTGAACTTAGCAGTATTAAATACATTAGATCAGTCGAAATGTCGCTTTGCATATCAGTTAGATGGAGAGTCTAAATGGATTTGGCTTCCAGAATCTCAAACTTATGTTACCTTTCCTATATCCAATAAGAAAGAGTTCTCAGTTAAAATTAAGAGTACGAATAATGAAGGCCTTCCTAGTACAAAGCATATAACACTCCATTTTGCCCAGAGCTCATTTACAAGAGCATCATGGTATCTAATTTTCTCTATTCTTGGTGTCACCTTTTTTGTGGTACTCATCTATATGATACGGAAAAAGGATAAAAAGGTTATGGATTTCACTGAAATGGATGAAGAAGTAGAGGAGACATTGTCTGAAGCTGCTGGCTTAAATGAATTGGTCTCTGATAATGAAATTGTATTAGAAGGTCAACGAATACGACAGGCATTAAAAGATAATGTGTGGTATCTGGATCGAAACTTAAACAAACATCTATTTGCAAAACATCTTCATATCTCGATGTCCCATCTATCCGTAGTGCTTCGTGATGGATTGAAAACTAATTTTAATGATCTAATCAATGGATATCGAATTGAAGAGGTAAAGAAGCGATTGAAAGATCCCACATACAAAGATTATACCCTTTTAGGTATAGCTGAAGATTGTGGGTTTAATTCAAAAACCTCATTCTATCGTATCTTCAAGAAATATACAGGAGTCACTCCAACAGAGTATATTCAAAATAATGATATTAGAGAGAGTTAA
- a CDS encoding sulfatase-like hydrolase/transferase: MKRRDFIKLTGAATGAIVTTQLQAKNGDKQQELPNVVVVHTDQQSTWTLGSYGGTIVKTPFIDSLADEGAKLNNFYCNVGVCTPSRGCFFSGQYPDQNGAVHNDKPLNRDVETFGEMARRNGYNTAYFGKWHLDGDAKPGFMKPDRSMGFTDCEHMWNRGHWKTINDNAPRVSDKIGDKEHYTTDYISDKTIDFIKSQEKNQPFMAVLSIPDPHTPFKVRAPYNQLVNPDLMSIPESFDQKDTPVWIKQHHWHNPKHTLEDFKEAKAQYYAMVKCIDDNVGKIINTLKDKGVYDNTIIVFTTDHGEYMGEHGGLLGKNNFYQNAYRIPFLIRFPKKIKPGTVVKQHVTTVDFKSTLASLMGVTPEKSSDGRDMTPLLESKVDTMVDDYAIVCRHGRNIKSAFIGLYNDDYSICYSNTGKDHMLFDMKKDPLQMDNLFDDRKYRKVKKELTKVLVSHVDTYQNKFQWLKDHI; encoded by the coding sequence ATGAAAAGAAGAGATTTCATTAAACTAACAGGAGCAGCAACAGGTGCGATTGTTACCACTCAATTACAAGCAAAGAATGGAGACAAACAACAGGAGTTACCTAACGTTGTTGTTGTTCACACCGATCAACAGAGTACATGGACTTTAGGGAGCTACGGTGGAACTATTGTTAAAACACCATTCATTGACTCTCTTGCAGACGAAGGAGCGAAACTGAACAATTTCTACTGTAATGTAGGAGTATGTACCCCTTCACGAGGTTGTTTCTTCTCGGGTCAGTATCCAGACCAAAATGGAGCAGTACATAATGATAAACCTCTTAACCGAGATGTGGAGACATTCGGTGAGATGGCACGACGTAATGGCTATAATACAGCTTACTTTGGAAAATGGCACTTAGATGGAGATGCTAAACCTGGTTTTATGAAACCAGATCGTTCTATGGGATTTACCGATTGTGAGCACATGTGGAATCGTGGTCATTGGAAAACAATCAATGACAATGCACCAAGGGTTTCTGATAAAATTGGAGATAAAGAGCATTATACCACAGATTATATCTCTGATAAAACGATTGATTTCATCAAGAGTCAAGAAAAGAATCAACCTTTTATGGCAGTTTTATCTATTCCAGATCCCCACACTCCATTCAAAGTAAGAGCACCATATAATCAATTAGTGAACCCTGATTTGATGTCAATCCCAGAAAGTTTTGATCAAAAAGATACGCCTGTATGGATCAAACAGCACCATTGGCATAACCCGAAACATACACTAGAAGATTTCAAAGAAGCAAAGGCACAATACTATGCTATGGTAAAGTGTATTGATGACAACGTGGGTAAAATCATTAATACACTGAAAGACAAAGGTGTATATGATAACACCATCATCGTTTTTACTACGGATCATGGCGAGTATATGGGAGAACACGGAGGATTGCTAGGAAAGAATAATTTCTACCAAAACGCTTATCGTATTCCATTTCTTATCCGTTTTCCTAAGAAGATTAAACCAGGAACGGTAGTAAAACAGCACGTTACAACAGTAGATTTCAAATCTACTTTAGCATCACTAATGGGAGTTACTCCAGAGAAATCAAGTGATGGTAGAGATATGACCCCATTACTAGAGTCTAAGGTAGACACAATGGTCGACGATTATGCAATTGTTTGTCGTCATGGTAGAAATATTAAATCGGCTTTTATTGGGCTGTATAACGATGATTATTCTATTTGCTATAGCAATACAGGCAAAGACCATATGCTTTTTGATATGAAGAAAGATCCTCTACAGATGGATAATCTTTTTGATGATCGTAAATATCGCAAAGTTAAAAAAGAGCTAACAAAGGTGCTTGTATCTCATGTTGATACATATCAGAACAAGTTCCAATGGCTTAAAGACCATATTTAA